The Coffea arabica cultivar ET-39 chromosome 1e, Coffea Arabica ET-39 HiFi, whole genome shotgun sequence genome has a window encoding:
- the LOC140015824 gene encoding uncharacterized protein, translated as MSIQNYSICPISLVSVCLAILHLVSSSGINAAPDQMHAASNPGTEGKALLTWKASLDNYSQSKLSSWSSSANPCSTWDAIRCNKAGRVSVINITSSGIKGTLDHFNFSSLPHLTTIELSQNALHGTIPSNIGNLSRLTNLAFWSNQLSGAIPDEISQLTNLRLLNLSDNSFNGSIPTSIGNLTGLAELDLGSNKLSGWIPEEIGKLKSLTKLSLANNTLTGRIPVSIGNLSGLTLLYLYQNYLSGPIPKEIGNLTKLNELNLLENKLTGQIPSTLGNLTNLVDLQLSQNNLYGAIPPELGTLKLLAHILIFQNQISGALPDGFNNLTHLNVLDLSQNYFTGHLPQNICIGSSLSWFNVRENNFVGAMPRSFKNCSSLRGIGISDNQLSGNISEEFGIYPHVEIMDLRNNKFFGQLSWNWSGYLNLTALGISNNNLSGRIPTGLGELSRLQKLYLSSNHLHGKIPSSLGKLTLLLELKLHNNNLSGNIPTEIGQMSRLLNLSLSANNLSGSIPEQIGYCTQLLDLNLSQNALVGNIPSQVGNLPSLATLDLSQNMLESKLPLELGEMKSIETMNLSHNRISGSIPKSFDHCFSLISIDISYNQLEGPLPNISAFQKAPSDSLRNNKGLCGSVTGLKPCSQSTQKNTRRRTTKRMIFLIVAPILATIFLLVVVVGIFIRARPHTRSMENKPQEFTRNMFSAWSFDGKMVYENIIDAIENFDPKYCIGAGGFGSVFRAELPNGQVVAVKKLHGVDDGALRRPKDFANEIRALTNIRHRNIVKLYGFCSHIQHTFLVYEFLEGGSLMHLLSNDETAAKCEWIKRVSIVKDVANALSYMHQNCSPSIIHRDISSKNILLDSEYQAHISDFGTARILRPDSCHWTSFAGTYGYAAPELAYTMEVNEKCDIYSFGVLVLEVIMGKHPGDFILSTLSASSSTSTVYDILLNDIVDPRLSSPSTQESKEVTLVAKLALSCIEPNPQLRPTMKQVCAQLLKEIASQFNVFPIVTIGQLLDLQMTNV; from the exons ATGTCAATCCAGAATTATTCCATCTGTCCAATTAGTTTAGTTTCTGTATGCTTGGCCATCCTTCACTTAGTCTCCAGTTCTGGAATAAATGCTGCTCCCGATCAAATGCATGCAGCATCAAACCCTGGAACTGAAGGGAAAGCTCTTTTAACATGGAAAGCCAGTCTTGACAATTATAGCCAATCTAAGTTGTCATCCTGGTCATCTTCTGCAAATCCTTGCAGTACTTGGGATGCAATTCGATGCAACAAGGCTGGACGAGTATCGGTGATTAACATCACTAGTTCTGGCATCAAAGGTACACTTGATCATTTCAATTTCTCGTCTCTACCCCATCTAACTACAATTGAGCTTTCTCAAAATGCACTCCATGGGACCATACCATCCAACATTGGGAACCTTTCCAGACTAACCAATCTTGCCTTCTGGTCAAATCAATTGTCCGGTGCTATTCCTGATGAAATCAGCCAACTAACCAATCTTAGGCTCTTGAACCTTTCCGATAACTCATTCAATGGATCAATCCCTACTTCTATTGGCAATCTGACAGGCCTAGCCGAGCTAGACCTAGGAAGCAACAAACTTTCTGGATGGATTCCAGAAGAGATTGGGAAGCTCAAATCTCTGACGAAACTCTCTTTGGCTAACAATACGCTCACAGGTCGGATTCCTGTGTCTATTGGAAACTTAAGTGGCTTGACTCTGCTGTATCTTTACCAAAATTATCTGTCGGGGCCTATTCCCAAAGAAATTGGAAACTTGACAAAGCTAAATGAATTAAATCTTCTAGAAAACAAGCTCACTGGACAGATTCCTTCTACCTTAGGAAATTTGACCAATCTCGTTGACTTGCAACTTTCCCAAAACAACTTATATGGGGCTATCCCTCCAGAATTGGGAACATTGAAGCTACTAGCTCATATTCTtattttccaaaaccagatAAGTGGTGCTCTGCCCGATGGATTCAACAATCTTACACATTTAAATGTGCTAGATCTGTCTCAAAATTATTTTACTGGTCATTTACCCCAAAATATATGCATTGGTAGCTCACTGTCGTGGTTCAATGTACGTGAGAATAATTTTGTCGGTGCTATGCCAAGGAGCTTTAAAAACTGTTCTAGTTTAAGAGGTATTGGCATCTCTGACAACCAACTATCAGGAAATATCTCTGAAGAATTTGGCATCTATCCACATGTGGAAATTATGGATTTAAGGAATAACAAATTTTTTGGTCAGCTGTCTTGGAATTGGAGTGGCTATCTGAATTTGACAGCGTTGGGAATCTCGAATAATAATCTTTCTGGCAGAATACCAACTGGGCTTGGAGAGCTATCTCGTCTGCAAAAACTTTATCTCTCTTCAAATCACTTGCATGGGAAGATCCCTAGCAGTTTAGGGAAGTTGACCTTGTTGCTTGAGCTTAAGCTGCACAACAACAATCTCTCAGGCAATATACCAACAGAAATTGGTCAGATGTCTAGGCTTTTAAATCTTAGTTTGTCGGCCAATAATCTTAGTGGCTCAATCCCAGAACAAATAGGTTATTGCACACAATTGCTGGATTTAAACTTGAGCCAAAATGCACTCGTCGGAAATATTCCTTCTCAAGTAGGAAATCTTCCCTCACTCGCAACTCTTGATCTCAGCCAAAACATGCTGGAATCAAAATTGCCACTAGAGCTAGGCGAGATGAAAAGCATTGAGACGATGAATCTTTCGCATAATAGGATATCAGGTTCCATCCCAAAAAGTTTTGATCATTGCTTCAGTTTGATTTCCATTGATATATCCTACAATCAGTTGGAAGGTCCTCTCCCCAACATTAGTGCATTTCAAAAAGCCCCATCTGATTCCTTGAGAAACAATAAAGGTTTATGTGGCAGTGTTACTGGATTGAAACCTTGCTCTCAATCAACTCAAAAGAACACTCGTAGAAGGACAACTAAAAGAATGATCTTTCTAATTGTTGCTCCAATACTAGCAACCATATTTCTTTTGGTTGTGGTTGTGGGCATCTTCATTCGTGCAAGGCCACATACGAGAAGCATGGAGAATAAGCCTCAGGAATTTACTAGAAATATGTTCTCTGCCTGGAGCTTTGATGGGAAAATGGTCTATGAAAACATCATTGATGCAATAGAGAATTTCGACCCCAAGTATTGCATTGGAGCAGGAGGATTCGGAAGTGTATTTAGAGCAGAGTTACCAAATGGTCAAGTGGTGGCGGTCAAGAAACTTCATGGAGTGGATGATGGTGCCTTGAGGAGACCAAAAGATTTCGCCAATGAGATCCGTGCACTAACAAATATAAGGCATCGCAACATCGTGAAGCTGTATGGATTCTGTTCACATATACAACACACTTTCTTGGTTTATGAATTCTTGGAAGGGGGAAGCTTGATGCACTTGTTGAGCAATGATGAAACAGCAGCCAAGTGCGAATGGATCAAGAGGGTAAGTATTGTTAAGGATGTGGCAAATGCATTATCTTACATGCACCAGAATTGTTCGCCTTCCATAATTCATCGAGATATATCTAGCAAAAATATTTTGTTAGACTCTGAGTATCAAGCCCATATTTCTGATTTTGGTACTGCAAGAATCTTGAGGCCTGATTCATGTCATTGGACTTCATTTGCTGGAACTTATGGATATGCTGCTCCAG AACTTGCTTATACCATGGAAGTAAATGAAAAATGTGATATTTATAGTTTTGGAGTATTAGTTTTAGAAGTGATCATGGGCAAGCATCCAGGTGATTTCATATTGTCAACATTGTCGGCATCATCATCTACTTCAACAGTATATGACATACTGCTGAATGATATTGTGGATCCTCGACTTTCATCTCCAAGTACGCAAGAGTCAAAAGAAGTGACCTTGGTGGCAAAGCTGGCATTGTCATGTATAGAACCCAATCCTCAGTTAAGGCCTACAATGAAGCAAGTGTGTGCCCAACTGTTAAAGGAAATAGCATCTCAATTCAACGTATTCCCAATTGTTACAATTGGACAACTTCTGGACCTGCAAATGACAAATGTTTGA